The Rhodobacter sp. genome segment TCGAAACCCGCGCTCAGCCCGGTTGACGCTGCTGTGCGGCGGACGTAATGTCCCCGCGAACACGAGGAGAGGCGGATGTCCGCTGTACTTATCAGTTCCGGGGGACCATACGGACAGGCCTGAGCCTGCACCGACGTCCCCCGCTGCCCCCCTGACAGGGGGTTTTTTGTTGCCCAAACGGCCGGTCTGAGTCAAAGGCTGGCACGAGACCAAGGTGGAGAAGATCATGTCCCAGCAGATGGCGCCTTCGCAGATGACGGGTGCGAAGATGGTCGTTCAGGCGCTCAAGGACCAGGGTGTCGAGGTCGTGTTCGGCTATCCCGGCGGCGCCGTCCTGCCGATCTATGACGAGATCTTCCAGCAAAACGAGATCCGCCACATTCTGGTGCGCCACGAACAGGGCGCCGTGCACATGGCCGAAGGCTACGCGCGCTCGACCGGCAAGCCGGGGGTGGTGCTGGTGACCTCGGGGCCGGGGGCGACGAACGCGGTCACGGGCATCACCGACGCCTTGATGGATTCGATCCCGGTCGTGGTGCTGTCGGGCCAGGTGCCGACCTTCCTGATCGGCACCGACGGCTTCCAGGAGGCCGACACCGTCGGCATCACCCGCCCCTGCACCAAGAACAACTGGCTGGTCAAGGATCCCAACCGCCTGGCCGACACGATCCATCAGGCGTTCCACGTCGCGACCTCGGGTCGCCCGGGGCCGGTGCTGGTCGATATCCCCAAGGACGTGCAATTCGCCGAAGGCACCTATATCCCGCCGCAAAAGGCGCGCACGCAGCATTACCAGCCCCGCGTCAAGGGCGACATCGAGGCGATCACCCAACTGGTCGAGCTGATCGAACAGGCCGAACGTCCGGTTCTCTATACCGGCGGCGGGGTCATCAATTCGGGCCCGGCAGCCTGCCAGTTGCTGTGCGAACTGGCCGACGCCTCGGGGATTCCGGTGACCTCGACGCTGATGGGCCTGGGCGCCTATCCCGCCAGCGGCAAGCACTGGATCGGGATGCTGGGGATGCATGGTCTCTACGAGGCCAACATGGCGATGCATGACTGCGACCTGATGATCAACATCGGCGCGCGGTTCGACGACCGCATCACCGGCCGCGTCAACGCCTTCTCGCCCGACTCGCGCAAGGCGCATATCGACATCGACCCGTCCTCGGTCAACAAGGTGATCCGCGTCGATCTGCCGATCATCGGCGACGTGGGCCATGTGCTGGAAGATCTGCTCAAGATCTGGAAATCGCGCGGCCGCAAGACCAATCGCGAGGCGCTGGCCCGCTGGTGGAAACAGATCGACGAATGGAAGGCCGTGAATTGTCTGGCCTACAAGGGCTCGACCAGCATCATCAAGCCGCAATACGCGTTGCAACGGCTCGAGGCGCTGACACGCGGGCGCGATCGCTACATCACGACCGAGGTCGGCCAGCACCAGATGTGGGCCGCGCAGTTCCTGCATTTCGACGGGCCGAACCGCTGGATGACCTCGGGCGGGTTGGGC includes the following:
- a CDS encoding acetolactate synthase 3 large subunit; this encodes MAPSQMTGAKMVVQALKDQGVEVVFGYPGGAVLPIYDEIFQQNEIRHILVRHEQGAVHMAEGYARSTGKPGVVLVTSGPGATNAVTGITDALMDSIPVVVLSGQVPTFLIGTDGFQEADTVGITRPCTKNNWLVKDPNRLADTIHQAFHVATSGRPGPVLVDIPKDVQFAEGTYIPPQKARTQHYQPRVKGDIEAITQLVELIEQAERPVLYTGGGVINSGPAACQLLCELADASGIPVTSTLMGLGAYPASGKHWIGMLGMHGLYEANMAMHDCDLMINIGARFDDRITGRVNAFSPDSRKAHIDIDPSSVNKVIRVDLPIIGDVGHVLEDLLKIWKSRGRKTNREALARWWKQIDEWKAVNCLAYKGSTSIIKPQYALQRLEALTRGRDRYITTEVGQHQMWAAQFLHFDGPNRWMTSGGLGTMGYGLPASIGVQIAHPDALVINVAGEASWLMNMQEMGTAVQFRAPVKQFILNNERLGMVRQWQQLLHGERYSHSWSESLPDFVKLAEAFGCKGIRATHPDEVDDAIRAMLDYEGPVIFDCLVEKHENCLPMIPSGNAHNDMLLPDGDVRNAIKGAGGALV